GCGCTTGTGAACATGAAAGACGGCAGCGTCAAATGGGCTATCAGCAGGCGCTTGATATTCCCCGTGGAGGACATGTCCGGCCAGCCTTATCTATACTCCGCCACGGCCGCCCTTCGCCCGGAAAGCGGAATCTCCGCGTTCGGCTATCCCAAAGGATGCGCTTTCACCGGGACGCTAAAGAACCTTTTGATTTTGAACTGCCCGTCAAGCAAGAAGATGATAATAGCCGACGGCAAGACCGGCGCCTCCATTTTCAATATGGGCGCCCCTCCTTTCGGCAAATCATGGCTGCTGGCGGAAACCGGGCGCTATGCAATGCTGGCTGAGGACTCGTCCGCCGGAGGATTCGTCAAAATGTACCTGTTGATGGTGGATCCCGGCCTGGTGGGGGCCCAGACCATCCCGCTTGGCGATTTTAGCGGCGAACCTTCCATCCATTACGACCGCCGCGCCAACGCCCTTTTCATCGCCGGGAAGAATTTCATGGGAGCCTGGCGGCCGCCATTTTAGATGGGGGCGCGAGCAAAGGACGCTTCACACCGCCTTTCGTAAAAGCTTCAGTTCCGCGCGTATGGTGTCGCGCACAATGTCCTGAATGGCGCGCTGGTCTTTCCTGGTATATTCCCGCAAAGCCTCGTTTATATATGGCTGGTAAGCGCGTCCCTCACGTTCGGATTTAGCGCGGAACCAATTCAATACGTCCGTGTCTATGCAAATGGTTATTCTGGTCTTGCCTTTGGTGGACGCAATGGGGCCGCGCTTTCCTTTGCCAAAATCAACTTCCTTTTTCATAGTATTGCCTTTCCCGTCTTGTGGCTTTCCTTGCCGATATAAGACGTGTTTTGCCGTCATCCATAAATGCGAATACGATCACGATCACTTCACCGGTGATATTTTGTCCTATGGCCAAAAACCTTTGTTCGGAATGTCTCTCGTCTTCAACGGTGATGGTTGATGGATCCTCAAATACAGACACCGCGTCGTGGAAATCCACTCCATGTTTTTTCTTGTTTGCGGCGGCCTTGCTTATGTCCCAAACAACATCACCAGGTTTCATGGGCTTATTATATGCATATGATATGTATTTGTCCAGAAACCAAGGCCGCCGTTATAAATTCCGCCGCCTATCCCCCCACTATCCCGGCGGCGAACGCCACCGCCATCCCCTTCTCGTGCGACAGCGACACGTCCAGCGAAGCGATTCCAAGCTCCAGCGCGATTTTCTCCGCTTTGCCCGATAGCGTCACCACCGGACGCCCTTCTTCGTCCGCCGAAATGTCTATTTCAGTGAACGACACTTTGCCGATCCCCTTGCCCAGAACTTTCATCACCGCTTCCTTGGCGGCGAAACGGGCGGCGTAAGATGGATTGGGATCGGCCATGCGCGAGCAGCGGTCCATCTCCCCCTGGGTGAATATGTGGCGCAAAAACCTTTCGCCGTGGCGGGCCACCGCCTTTTTGATCCGGGCGGGGTCGCAGATGTCCACTCCTGTCCTTATGGAGACGCGGGGCTGTGGTCTTGATGGATCGGGGCTCATGGGGGATATGATAACAGAAGAAGCGTTATTCGCCAGCGTGCCCGGCGGCCTCTTTCTCCATTTCATCGAAGGCGCGCTGAACGATCTTCTCCACGGCTGGGGGAACGCTCAACGACGCCTTGAACCGCCGGACGAAATCCTCGTATTCCTTGAGCAGCGTCTCCTCCTCATCGGCGGCGATCTTAAGCTCACGTTCGATGCGGGAAGACTCCCCCTTATATATCTCCAGCTTCTGGAAAAGGACCTGCCGCTTGCGGTCGAAAGCTTTTATCTTCTGGCCCCCCTGTTCCATTTTTTCCTGCGATTCGCCTCGTTTGCGGGCGGTTTCGGAGAGTTTTGCGTCCAGTCCGGCGAAGGAGGACTTGAGCCTGCCCAGGAATTTCTCCCGCCGGTCCGCCAGGTCCACGTCCTGCGGGGCGAAAAGCGAATCAAAGGATCCCGCAATTCCCCCCTCTTCGGCGGGCATGCGGCCGGAAAGCAATTCCATGTACTTTCCCTTAAGGGAGGTCTCTTCCCGGGAAAGCCTGGCCGCGTCGTCCTTCGCGCGTGAGATTTCTTTTTTCAGCCGGTCGGTGTTTGTGACGATGTTTTTAAGGGAGGCGACCGTTTCTTTGCGCAAGGCGGTAAGTTTTTCCAGGGTCTCCACCTGGCGGGCGCGCCGCTCCCGCCGGTATTTAAGGCTTCCCCGGAACCGGACGAGAATCTTCTCGAGCGTCTCCACCGCTCCAGCCACCTCTTTTTCAGTGGCTACCCGCCGTCCGTCCGCCCTGTTGTGGTCCTGATCCAAAACGTAGCTCTCCGTCATTAAGTTGACGCCATAACCGCTACCATAAATGAAAACCACATTCCGTGCCAAACCACGCCAACGGCGGAATAATGACACGCGGACCAAACGGACGTAAACAGGAATTATCAACCACAGAGGCACGGAGGCACAGAGGGAAGAAAAGAAAAAAGATAATATTTCCCCCATATCTCAAAGGCTTCGTGGTTTCTCGCATCTATAATGAATGTGGAATTGAAATAATTTGCATCAGTTCCTCACCTCCTCCCCTCTGTGCCTCCGTGCCTCTGTGGTTATTTCATCCTGTATCCGCCTCTGTGGTCAATCCACCCTTCTTCTAAATTTTCCTTGCGAAAACGAAAATTTACGGTAAGATTAGGTTTTCTTTTTTCGTAACAATTCAATCGGATTATTTAAGGGAGCGTTATGGGACGCATTAACTATCTTTTTACTTCTGAATCGGTGTCCGAAGGACATCCGGACAAGATATGCGATCAGATTTCCGACGCGGTGCTAGACGCCGTCATCGGGCAGGACCCCTATGCCCGCGTCGCATGCGAAACATTCTGCACCACCGGGCTTGTGCTTATCGGCGGTGAGTACACTTGCGA
This sequence is a window from Nitrospinota bacterium. Protein-coding genes within it:
- a CDS encoding BrnA antitoxin family protein, whose amino-acid sequence is MKKEVDFGKGKRGPIASTKGKTRITICIDTDVLNWFRAKSEREGRAYQPYINEALREYTRKDQRAIQDIVRDTIRAELKLLRKAV
- a CDS encoding BrnT family toxin; amino-acid sequence: MKPGDVVWDISKAAANKKKHGVDFHDAVSVFEDPSTITVEDERHSEQRFLAIGQNITGEVIVIVFAFMDDGKTRLISARKATRRERQYYEKGS
- the acpS gene encoding holo-ACP synthase, whose protein sequence is MKWRKRPPGTLANNASSVIISPMSPDPSRPQPRVSIRTGVDICDPARIKKAVARHGERFLRHIFTQGEMDRCSRMADPNPSYAARFAAKEAVMKVLGKGIGKVSFTEIDISADEEGRPVVTLSGKAEKIALELGIASLDVSLSHEKGMAVAFAAGIVGG